One window from the genome of Paenibacillus azoreducens encodes:
- a CDS encoding response regulator transcription factor, which yields MRVLIVEDDRLVRKGFISLMPWEQFGMQVIGEAGNGEDALAFLSWQEVDLLITDLAMPRMSGIELIRTVRQLYPRIWTVILTFHQDFEYIQEALRLGAIDYIAKTELQQDKMEEVLGRIAQRIRYETNQQARAWEENERVSPDQGIVWLSVSSSGSWHSSGPICFGKSVEESAPGIWFLPCKEGELSDEHLASLHEDSFLESGMVIILGGIGSESGNQVIRTLQDYRERFMFYEWGQEPSRIRTRSFEQLKETVSQRPITHEQEQKIKEAWSSLQWVIHDRQYEENLAEIEAMKLTQSQLDTLFILASTRWERVVPAKTWQAPQQKLLSWQDWKKWLGGLRQELASYLFKPSYSQDVISCVWKAAQIIHQDLSREITLREVAKEVNLSQSYLSQCFRDIVGVSFNDYVRQARIDWAKQLLVDTDKPIYWIATQTGYPNEKYFSRVFKDKTGMLPSAFRCGRKDGG from the coding sequence ATGCGCGTATTGATTGTTGAGGATGATAGGCTTGTGCGAAAAGGATTTATTTCATTGATGCCTTGGGAACAGTTTGGGATGCAGGTCATCGGTGAAGCGGGGAATGGAGAGGATGCGCTTGCGTTTTTGAGCTGGCAGGAAGTGGATCTGCTTATTACCGATCTTGCTATGCCGAGAATGAGCGGGATTGAATTGATTCGGACGGTACGGCAGCTTTACCCCCGGATTTGGACGGTTATCTTGACGTTTCATCAGGATTTTGAATACATACAGGAGGCGCTTCGGCTGGGAGCGATCGATTATATTGCGAAAACAGAACTTCAGCAGGACAAGATGGAAGAGGTACTGGGCAGAATCGCGCAGCGAATCCGGTATGAAACGAATCAACAGGCGCGTGCGTGGGAGGAAAATGAAAGAGTAAGCCCGGATCAAGGGATCGTGTGGCTTTCGGTTTCTTCAAGCGGGAGTTGGCATTCGTCCGGTCCGATTTGCTTCGGGAAGTCCGTGGAAGAAAGCGCTCCGGGAATTTGGTTTCTCCCTTGCAAAGAAGGGGAGCTTTCGGATGAACACCTGGCATCTTTGCATGAGGATTCTTTTCTTGAAAGCGGAATGGTTATAATTCTTGGCGGCATTGGTTCCGAGAGCGGCAACCAGGTGATACGCACCCTGCAGGATTACAGGGAACGGTTCATGTTTTATGAATGGGGTCAAGAACCATCCCGGATACGGACGAGAAGCTTTGAGCAGTTGAAGGAAACGGTTAGCCAAAGGCCGATTACCCATGAACAGGAGCAGAAGATAAAGGAAGCTTGGTCCAGTCTGCAGTGGGTCATTCATGATCGGCAGTATGAAGAGAATCTGGCTGAAATCGAGGCGATGAAGTTAACACAGAGTCAGCTGGATACGTTGTTTATTTTGGCTTCCACCCGCTGGGAGCGTGTCGTACCGGCAAAGACCTGGCAGGCACCGCAGCAGAAGCTGCTGTCCTGGCAGGATTGGAAGAAGTGGCTCGGAGGCTTAAGACAAGAACTTGCATCGTATCTTTTTAAACCCTCTTATTCGCAGGATGTCATATCCTGCGTCTGGAAGGCGGCCCAAATTATTCATCAGGACTTGAGCAGGGAGATTACGCTTCGCGAGGTGGCCAAGGAAGTCAACCTGAGTCAAAGTTATTTAAGCCAATGCTTTCGGGATATCGTAGGGGTATCCTTTAACGATTATGTCCGGCAGGCCAGAATAGATTGGGCCAAACAGCTGTTGGTTGACACCGACAAGCCGATTTATTGGATCGCCACGCAGACCGGTTATCCGAACGAAAAGTATTTCAGCCGCGTATTCAAGGACAAAACGGGAATGCTTCCCAGCGCGTTTCGCTGCGGACGGAAAGATGGGGGCTGA
- a CDS encoding sensor histidine kinase yields the protein MDRLSSIFLRTRRMIVPTSLKRKLVYVLLLSTFIPLLLIGIISYTSMHTILEKKITSGIHSNLKQVRVSLENVLGNLNYASQQLAFDGRVGKDIYAYMTNDHPYDRKILAGEIETEMNLLTSTNPNIGLMFYYDQGTNRILFPNLQVREGFDSAKLPVFTKLQGMTYYGPHQTLNAQFDRKVMSITRKIDFPDLEQLYIYMETDNRLVDTVFNKMQYGMEVYHLIVDTDNRIAYSEKPSSFPIGMKLATHEEDANRAVYGTQYMFEEASNQGWRVAAVIPMQSYKHEIFNWFLQFGAIAVLSLFVSLGFAWLIWRIVTRPLTSLNREIRLMAQNQSQGELQLTGTDEFDYSLRRFHEMKGTVIQLIEDIKENERNKSRLEVEKMISQINPHFVHNTLDTIRWQARLNGQEDIDHLISTLNRVLHYNLGKGETATIREELAALKDYITLQEIRYQFHFDIRISVPQEQLELRIPRFMLQPLVENALYHGIADDGLILVDISQEAQYIRIEVSDNGAGMSPEEADRLLQGDDSAHKRRGMGIGMPYVIRTLKYQYGESAGIDIESRSGEGTSIIITIPSSTLGRGDQLHARIDC from the coding sequence ATGGACAGGTTATCTTCTATATTTCTGCGTACGCGCCGCATGATCGTCCCTACTTCCCTGAAACGGAAGCTTGTTTACGTACTTCTGCTCAGCACGTTTATTCCCTTGCTTTTAATCGGAATCATCTCTTATACGTCGATGCATACCATTCTGGAGAAGAAAATTACAAGCGGGATACATAGCAATCTGAAGCAGGTCCGGGTATCGCTGGAAAACGTTCTGGGCAATCTGAACTACGCTTCGCAGCAGTTGGCTTTTGACGGACGCGTGGGTAAGGACATTTACGCATACATGACAAACGACCATCCGTATGACCGCAAAATTCTGGCGGGAGAAATCGAAACGGAAATGAATTTACTTACATCCACCAATCCGAACATTGGACTCATGTTTTATTACGATCAAGGGACAAACCGGATATTATTTCCGAACCTGCAGGTCCGGGAAGGGTTTGATTCCGCCAAGCTTCCTGTGTTTACTAAGCTGCAGGGCATGACCTATTATGGGCCGCATCAGACGCTGAATGCGCAATTTGACCGGAAGGTGATGTCCATCACCCGCAAAATCGACTTTCCCGATCTGGAGCAATTGTACATTTATATGGAGACTGATAATCGTCTGGTCGATACGGTTTTTAATAAAATGCAGTATGGGATGGAGGTATATCACCTCATTGTGGATACGGACAATCGGATCGCTTACAGCGAGAAACCGTCGTCTTTTCCCATAGGTATGAAGCTTGCAACACATGAAGAAGACGCCAATCGGGCGGTCTATGGGACCCAATACATGTTTGAAGAAGCAAGCAATCAGGGTTGGCGAGTGGCAGCCGTCATTCCGATGCAGTCCTACAAGCATGAAATCTTCAATTGGTTCTTGCAGTTTGGTGCGATAGCCGTGTTGTCCTTGTTTGTCAGCTTAGGTTTTGCCTGGTTGATTTGGAGAATCGTAACCCGGCCGCTTACCAGTCTTAACCGTGAAATCCGTTTGATGGCGCAGAATCAGTCGCAGGGGGAACTCCAGTTGACGGGAACGGATGAGTTTGATTATTCGCTAAGGCGCTTTCATGAAATGAAGGGAACCGTCATTCAGTTGATCGAGGATATCAAGGAAAATGAAAGGAACAAGTCCCGCCTTGAAGTGGAAAAGATGATTTCCCAAATTAATCCGCATTTCGTTCATAATACGCTGGACACGATTCGGTGGCAGGCCCGGCTGAACGGGCAGGAAGACATCGACCATCTGATTTCCACCTTGAATCGCGTGCTTCATTATAATTTAGGCAAAGGCGAGACGGCCACGATCCGTGAGGAACTTGCGGCGCTGAAGGATTATATCACGCTGCAGGAGATCAGGTACCAGTTCCATTTTGATATCCGCATTTCGGTCCCGCAGGAGCAGCTTGAGCTTCGTATTCCGCGTTTTATGCTGCAACCGCTCGTGGAGAACGCCTTATATCACGGAATTGCCGATGACGGCTTGATTCTGGTGGATATCAGCCAGGAGGCGCAGTATATCCGGATAGAAGTCAGCGATAACGGGGCAGGCATGTCTCCGGAAGAAGCAGACCGGCTCCTGCAGGGGGATGATTCCGCTCATAAACGGCGCGGGATGGGGATCGGCATGCCATATGTCATCCGGACGCTGAAATACCAATATGGCGAATCCGCCGGAATCGATATAGAAAGCCGGAGCGGGGAAGGGACAAGCATTATCATTACAATTCCATCATCGACACTTGGGAGAGGAGATCAGCTGCATGCGCGTATTGATTGTTGA
- a CDS encoding TetR/AcrR family transcriptional regulator, which yields MNIRDIPLRELKKAKTKIALYEAGISFTHDRMFKDVLLDDICRMAGISRVTFFKFFGKKEDLLVYYMRVWLTYRIIEIERQRLRGFEALRSVLRSLAENARTNKGIMPSLIAFLSEMDMHCKMPELSRAEVMLLFPGDEEAGSKCPNMFALFKTCMEEAYEDGTLKPGIEPEDAVPFLISTFYGGFLTSRLYGSKDVMSFYENHLRLIEQ from the coding sequence ATGAACATCCGCGATATCCCCTTGCGGGAATTAAAAAAAGCCAAAACCAAAATCGCCCTCTATGAAGCCGGTATTTCATTCACTCATGACCGCATGTTTAAAGATGTGCTGCTCGATGACATTTGCCGGATGGCAGGAATCTCGCGCGTCACTTTTTTCAAATTTTTCGGTAAAAAGGAGGATTTGCTTGTCTACTATATGCGAGTTTGGCTGACTTACCGTATCATCGAAATCGAACGGCAGCGCCTTCGGGGATTCGAAGCGTTACGCTCAGTGCTCCGGAGTCTGGCGGAAAATGCCCGCACCAATAAAGGCATCATGCCCAGCCTGATCGCTTTTTTGTCCGAGATGGATATGCACTGCAAAATGCCGGAGCTTAGCCGGGCCGAAGTGATGCTCCTCTTCCCCGGAGACGAAGAAGCCGGGTCCAAATGCCCTAATATGTTCGCTTTGTTTAAAACATGTATGGAAGAGGCCTATGAGGATGGTACGTTAAAACCCGGCATCGAGCCGGAGGACGCCGTTCCCTTTCTTATCAGCACATTTTATGGGGGCTTCTTGACCTCCCGCCTTTACGGATCCAAAGATGTCATGTCTTTTTATGAAAACCATCTGAGACTGATTGAACAATAA
- a CDS encoding DUF4188 domain-containing protein: MAKVVPGRYTAETEDSFVVFMIGMRINHLWAVHRWLPVFMAMPGMIRELYMNRDLGFKDGHMHFSWRRVCLVQYWDSFEKLEHYARNGQQHLKAWRDFNRKIGTDGSVGIFHETYIIPKGNHEAVYNNMPVFGLAKATSHVPATGRKETASRRLGRDNDPAVPTPPNPVQ; the protein is encoded by the coding sequence ATGGCAAAAGTGGTGCCTGGCCGCTATACAGCGGAAACGGAAGATTCATTTGTCGTATTTATGATCGGGATGCGGATCAACCACCTATGGGCTGTTCACCGGTGGCTGCCGGTATTTATGGCCATGCCCGGCATGATCCGCGAATTGTACATGAATCGCGATCTGGGTTTCAAGGATGGTCATATGCATTTTTCTTGGCGGAGGGTATGCCTGGTTCAGTATTGGGATTCATTCGAGAAGCTCGAGCATTACGCCCGGAATGGCCAGCAGCATCTAAAGGCATGGAGGGATTTTAACCGAAAAATTGGAACGGACGGCTCGGTGGGTATTTTCCATGAAACCTACATCATTCCGAAGGGAAACCACGAAGCGGTATACAACAATATGCCTGTATTCGGTCTCGCCAAAGCGACCAGCCACGTTCCCGCGACCGGGCGCAAGGAAACGGCCAGCCGCAGGCTGGGACGCGACAATGACCCCGCGGTGCCGACGCCT